A genomic window from Pecten maximus chromosome 6, xPecMax1.1, whole genome shotgun sequence includes:
- the LOC117329952 gene encoding dehydrin Xero 2-like, whose protein sequence is MGGHHHRQHGRTPPQTTWADTTTENMDGHHHRQHGRTPPQKSWTDTTTNNTDGHHHRQLTWADTITENMDGHHDRQHGRTPPQKTWTDTTTDNMDGHHHRKHRRTPPQKTWTDTTTDNMGGHHHRQHGRTPPQKTWADTTTENMDGHHHRQHGRTPPQTTWADTTTENMDGHHHRQHGRTPPQKSWTDTTTDN, encoded by the coding sequence ATGGGCGGACACCACCACAGACAACATGGGCGGACACCACCACAGACAACATGGGCGGACACCACCACAGAAAACATGGACGGACACCACCACAGACAACATGGACGGACACCACCACAGAAATCATGGACGGACACCACCACAAACAACACGGACGGACACCACCACAGACAATTAACATGGGCGGACACCATCACAGAAAACATGGACGGACACCACGACAGACAACATGGGCGGACACCACCACAGAAAACATGGACGGACACTACCACAGACAACATGGACGGACACCACCACAGAAAACATAGACGGACACCACCACAGAAAACATGGACGGACACCACCACAGACAACATGGGCGGACACCACCACAGACAACATGGGCGGACACCACCACAGAAAACATGGGCGGACACCACCACAGAAAATATGGACGGACACCACCACAGACAACATGGGCGGACACCACCACAGACAACATGGGCGGACACCACCACAGAAAACATGGACGGACACCACCACAGACAACATGGACGGACACCACCACAGAAATCATGGACGGACACCACCACAGACAATTAA
- the LOC117328757 gene encoding cathepsin O-like (The sequence of the model RefSeq protein was modified relative to this genomic sequence to represent the inferred CDS: added 64 bases not found in genome assembly) — protein MWNPIFAFTIYLLFGFAVGIDIFDTFLKYVDQFKKSYVNHPDELHTRFNIFKGNLIRIEKLNQQNKSSAWYGINKFSDLTPEEFKASYLTDLKPHHVHHPLRARGYVTQPEKFHSLNIPKKLDWRNFKNQSYVSPVKNQNSCGGCWAFSTAELTESMYAIQKHLPPPDLSVQEIIDCAMYNSGCTGGDTCAAMQWLVDSHVPLVSDKDYPLTDESDYCKLLPTSSTGVKVSNYTCRSYLQNEQDMLMLLSDGPLTVSVDATLWANYQGGIIQHHCGTTINHAVVIVGYDLTGDIPYYIVRNSWGPDFGINGYLHVKIGENMCGIAGHVSTLYVV, from the exons ATGTGGAATCCTATTTTCGCTTTCacgatatatttgttatttggATTTGCTGTGGGAATTGACATATTTGATACGTTTTTAAAGTATGTCGACCAATTCAAGAAGTCTTACGTGAACCATCCAgatgagttacataccagatttaatatatttaag GGAAATTTGATCAGAATTGAAAAATTGAATCAACAAAACAAGTCATCTGCTTGGTATGGAATCAACAAATTTTCAGATCTTACACCAGAGGAATTcaaag CATCTTACTTAACTGATCTGAAGCCACATCATGTTCACCATCCCCTGAGGGCCCGGGGTTATGTAACGCAACCAGAAAAGTTCCACTCCTTAAATATACCCAAGAAACTGGACTG GAGGAACTTTAAGAACCAAAGTTACGTGAGTCCAGTGAAGAACCAAAATAGCTGTGGTGGATGCTG GGCCTTCAGTACAGCTGAGTTAACGGAGAGCATGTATGCCATACAGAAACACTTACCACCCCCAGACCTTAGTGTACAGGAAATCATAGACTGTGCAATGTACAACTCAGGATGTACAGGTGGCGACACCTGTGCTGCCATGCAGTGGCTTGTTGAT AGCCATGTTCCCCTGGTCTCTGATAAAGACTACCCTCTGACAGATGAGTCCGACTACTGTAAGCTTTTGCCAACTTCATCAACAGGAGTCAAGGTCAGCAACTATACCTGTCGCTC ATATCTACAAAACGAGCAGGACATGCTTATGTTGTTGTCGGACGGGCCACTGACAGTGTCAGTTGATGCCACACTGTGGGCTAATTATCAAGGTGGCATCATTCAGCATCACTGTGGCACCACCATCAACCATGCAGTTGTCATCGTTGGCTACGACCtcacag GTGACATCCCCTACTACATAGTGAGGAACTCCTGGGGACCAGACTTTGGTATAAACGGTTATCTACA
- the LOC117329951 gene encoding histidine-rich glycoprotein-like: MDGHHHRQHGRTPPQKTWTDTTTNNMGGHHHRKHGRTPPQTTWTDNTTENMDGHHHRKHGRTPPVNMDGHHHRKHGRTPRQKTWTDITTDNMSGHHGTIENMDGHHDRQHGRTPPQTTWTDTTTNNTDGHHHRQLTWADTTTENMGGHHHRQHGRTTPQTTLADTTTENMGGHHHRKYGRTPPQTTWADTTTDNMGGHHHRKHGRTPPQTTWTDTTTEIMDGHHHKQHGRTPPQTINMGGHHHRKHGRTPRQTTWADTTTENMDGHHHRQHGRTPPQKT; encoded by the coding sequence ATGGACGGACACCACCACAGACAACATGGACGGACACCACCACAGAAAACATGGACAGACACCACCACAAACAACATGGGCGGACACCACCACAGAAAACATGGGCGGACACCACCACAGACAACATGGACGGACAACACCACTGAAAACATGGACGGACACCACCACAGAAAACATGGACGGACACCACCAGTCAACATGGACGGACACCACCACAGAAAACATGGACGGACACCACGACAGAAAACATGGACGGACATCACGACAGACAACATGAGCGGACACCACGGCACGATAGAAAACATGGACGGACACCACGACAGACAACATGGACGGACACCACCACAGACAACATGGACAGACACCACCACAAACAACACGGACGGACACCACCACAGACAATTAACATGGGCGGACACCACCACAGAAAACATGGGCGGACACCACCACAGACAACATGGACGGACAACACCACAGACAACATTGGCGGACACCACCACAGAAAACATGGGCGGACACCACCACAGAAAATATGGACGGACACCACCACAGACAACATGGGCGGACACCACCACAGACAACATGGGCGGACACCACCACAGAAAACATGGACGGACACCACCACAGACAACATGGACGGACACCACCACAGAAATCATGGACGGACACCACCACAAACAACACGGACGGACACCACCACAGACAATTAACATGGGCGGACACCATCACAGAAAACATGGACGGACACCACGACAGACAACATGGGCGGACACCACCACAGAAAACATGGACGGACACCACCACAGACAACATGGACGGACACCACCACAGAAAACATAG